From Candidatus Bathyarchaeota archaeon:
AAACCCTACAGGTGTACATGCACCTCCTCAAGGTTAGACGAGGCGTAGGCGTCAGAGAGGTTCAGAGGGCGCTGGGGTTCTCCAGCCCCAGCCTCGCGTTCCACCACCTCGAGAAGCTTGAGTCGCTGGGTCTCGTCGGTAAGGACCGCTACGGTAGGTATATAGTCGTCCGGAAGGTGGACGTGGGGATACTCGGTCTATTCGTGAACTTCCTGGGGTTAGCCCTCCCGAGGTACCTCTTCTACGCAAGCTTCTTCACGACGATCGCTCTACATCAACTGCTATTCGCGGCCGGTAGGCTCAACCTGACGGCCCTGGTGATAGCCTCCGCCGCCTCGATAATCTTCTGGTACGAGACCATCCGTATATGGAAGCGGAAGCCGTTCTAAAAGTTAGAATTATCTACTCTGCATATGTTAAGGTGGTTTAGATGTCTAAAACCGTGGTTAAGAGGTACGCGGCGAGCCTGGTTCTAGGTGTCGTGCTAGCCCTCACGCTCGTAAACGTCCTGCAGATGACCACCCGCCTCTACACCGGGCAACCTGCCTCAGAACCTACGTCCAAGAACATATCGGGGGAACTGACGTCTACGAACGTATCGGTCTCTGAAGAATACGGGAAACGCGAAGCCAGCCTCATCACGCTTGACATCTCTAGCGAGGAGGATGTATTAGCGGCTGGGTCCTTCACGTTCGACTCCATAGCCGTCGGGCTCGCCGTGGGGCTTATCGTCTACATTCTAGCTAGGCTTCTAACCCGGTAAGCCTCCTATACGGCTATGACCGTCATGTGCGCCAGCAGGGTCAATAGTAGCATGAGCACTATGAATAACGCGGCGGATAGTAGGGCTATCGCAAACCCCCCTAGCCAGCCTACGTCGAACACGACCTTGTAGGTCGCGATCCACATCAGAAAAGCCGCTAGGAACGCTATGACCGGGGTGAAGGACCCGAAGAGAAGCCCAAACAGCGAGTTAGACAGAGCCAGGGTCAGGCCGAACACTATCGGGCCCACGAGGGTGGCTATCATGGCCTTACCGACCGACGCCCTCCCCTCGGCCACCATCTTAGCCGCCAGGTACACGGGTATCGAGGATATGAACCACACGATAACAGTCATCAGAACCATGTAGGCGGGCGGTAAGGCTATGAACATCGCGAACGGGCCCATGACGATAGATCCAAATAACTTCGTCATTATACATCTTATCGCGGAAACGGCGGGGAAACCGTTCTTCATAGAACACTCGGTAGATGGGGTTATGATGAGATTTTCCCGGAGAGGCTTAGATGATTGATTTAAGAGGAGAACTAGGTTCAGGGGCCCCCTCTTGTCTAAAGAGGAACCGCTGTAGACCAGTAAAATCCTGAACCGTCTTAAGTCTCTATTAGCCTACGAGCTTCCCATGAACGGCTTGGAAAGCCTCGACATCCGTAGATGATCAGAGGGGCTTAACCGCTCTACCGGCACGATATTATGGCTTCTAGGTCCTTAACGGTCCTCTCAAGCATTCTCTTGGGATGTCGTCTATACAGCGGGAGCTCCGCCGTTAGATAGCTGTCGTAGCCTACGTCTCTGAGGGCTTCGACCACCTGGCTCCAGTCTACGTCTCCCTCGAGCAGGTAAGTAATCCCCCCGTCCTGGGTGCAGTCTTTCACGTGAACCCTCTTTATACGGTGACGCATGATCCTGATCCAATCCCACGGATACCCGGCTCTGCAGTATAGGATATTCCCCACGTCTAGGTACATCCCGACCCATCGGTTCGCGAAGGAGTCTATGAAGCTCCTCATCTCCAGGGGGCTGAGAAGAAATCTGTTAGCCACGTTCTCGACCGCGAGGTAGACCTCAACCTCTTCGGCCTTAGCCGCTATCTCCTCTATAGCTTCCCTAGACCTCTCCAGAGCCTCCTCGTACCCCGTCTCCTCGGTCACGGCGCCGGGAACCATCAGCAAAACGTCTGCTCCTAGCTTGGCGGTCGTCTCTAAAGCCTTCTTGAACCCCTCGACCGACCTCCGTCTGACAGCCGCATCCGGGTGGGTTATAGGCATCCTCCAGTTCAGGACCGGGCCTGCCATCACGCTGGCTACCTCGAGCCCAGCCGACTCGACCGCTCTTCGTATACGCCTTATATGGTCGACGCCGCTGTCTATGGTTAAATAGCCTTTATCGAACGCAAGCTCGACCCCGTCGAACCCGACGTCGCCGTAGACCTTCAGGGAATCCTCCAGGCTCAAACCGTCTAGGGGAGTGAAGCACATACCCTTCTTCAAACCATACGCCTCCGAGATATGTGAAACGGTTTAACGTTTTATATCTTCACAGGCTTCGATGCATCCTATAAGCTCTCGACAGCGGCGTCGACCGGCTTCCTAAGCCTAGCGGCCACCGGGTTATGCGGTTTTCCTAGCCTTCTCCTTAGGCTCCCATCTAAACCTCCACAGCCCCTCAGCCACGTCCTCGAGCGCCACCTCAAGGGCCCCGGTCAGTTTGTCGCTTATAAGCGGCTCGTCTGCTAGGTGCGAGATAACTATGTCGGCTTCGACCTTCCTCGAACGTACGTCCTCAGCCGCCACCATAACCCTCGCGCCCCGCCTCACGACCCAGACCTTCAAAGGACCTCCGGCTGTGTTGAACACGGTTTCCAAGGCGTCCGGGGGTGGAGGCCATAGTGATAGCTCCCTAGCCAGACCGGTCGGAATCAGAAGCTGCGGTGTGTCGGCTTCGTAGCCGCTGTTGACCAGGGCTAGAACCTCTTTAACGACCTCTCCCCTTTCGACCCTTAGCCTTAGCCTCACCACCAACTAGGGCACCCCTAGCATCTATCCTACCGACGTAGGGGATCCTGGACTTTATCCTACCTATCCTCAAGGTAGAGCCCCGTTTAAATTGGAGGTCATGGGACTATAAGAACCTTAGCCGCAAGGCTCCGGGACATGCGGTGCGGCTTAACTTTTCATGTCCCCATGCGCCCCGATGCGTATGTCTAGTACGACCTGGTAGGTCCGTGAGGCAACAGTCCTGACGACTCTGCTATACGCTATGCTCCAGGGGCGGTTTAAACCAAGTAGCCTACCTGAAACCTTTTGAACAGCCTTAGCCTCCGGGTTTTCACCTTTACCGGCTTTGACGAAGTCATAGTAGTGTATCCACCCTCCGGTGGTTTTCAAACACGTCACGGCCGACGGTAGATACTCATACGCCAGCTCAGGTAGGGGCATGAGAACCCTATCCGCGACGCCTCTGAGCCTAGACTCGACGACCGTTTTCGAGTCTCCGAGTATCGGCTCGACCGCTTGTTCTACCTTGTTAAGCCTGATATTCTCGACCATAAGCCTGTAGGCCTCGGGGTTAACGTCTATCGAGTAGACCTTAGAGACCGGTTTAAGCTTGGCTATCACTATCGAGAAGCAGCCGACCCCGGCGAACATGTTGACCACAGCCTCCCCCGGCTCGACGAGCTTCGCTATCCTGAGCCTCTCGTAGAGAAGCCTAGGCGAGAAGTAGACTTTGGCTAGGTCTACCTTGAAGATGCATCCATGCTCCCTATGGACGGTCGTCGTCCGCCTCTCGCCGGCGAGCCATTCTAAGCCTCTCACCCTGTAAAGCCCCGACGTAGGGGAGACTTGTCTCAAGACCACCCTGACCGACGGTAGATGTTTCAGAAGCTCCCTAGCCACCTCGAACCTGTAGGGCTCAGCCTCCTCAGGGACCTTTATCACCGCTATGTCCCCTACCACGTCTAAGCCCTTAAACCGGTTGACGCGGCCGGGAAGCACCTTCCCGTAGACCTTGTCCATCAGCCTAAAACGTCTACCCAAGCCAGGTGAACAAATATTTTAACCGGCATCTAAAATATTCGGTCGGGTTGACGGTTAAAGCGGTGCTCCTCGACCTAGACGGGACGGTGGTTAAGCTTAGATACCGGTATACCGAGGCTAAGATGGAGGTCTTCCGGCTGCTCGAGGCCAACGGAGTACCGCGTCGTATACTAGAGCCTAAACGTAGCCTATACGAGAACCTCCAGCAAGTCGAACGCTACTTGAAGACGAGGGGCATACCCGATGAGTACGAAAGGCTTTTCAGACTGAGCCTCAGGGTCGCCGAGAGATACGAGGTCGAGGCGGCTTTAGAAGCGGAGCCCGTCGAAGGAGTCTACGAGACGCTTAAACGCCTAAGGTCTATGGGTTTAAGGCTCGCCCTTATAACGAACAACGGGTCGAAGCCTACGAAGCTCACCTTGTCTAAGCTTAGGCTAGACGGTTTCTTCCACCTCGTCGTGACGAGGGACCACGTGGGCTCTATGAAGCCAGACCCGAAGCCTATCGAGTATGCGCTTTCGAGGCTTGGGGTCGATAGGAGGACGGCGGTCATGGTCGGGGACAGCCCGATAGACGTCAAGGCTGCTTTAGCATCGGGCATAGTTCCCATAGCCGTCGCATCCGGGGTCGGCTCCGTCAAAGCCTTAAGGGAGACAGGTGCGCGCTATGTCATAGATCAGATAACGGAGCTTCCGGCCTTGTTGGAGAGGATCAGGGGGAAACCACGTTCTGGGATGTGGCTTTAGAACTCTACCGGGTATCTAACTTTCCGACGGTTTAACTCCTTTTTCTGTTAACATTTATATTCTTCCGCTTTTCCTAATACTTGAAGCTTACCCGGGTAAGACGGTGTATCTTCATGTTTAAACTCATAGATGTCGAGGATGTAGTCCGTATTCCTCCTGAGAAGTTTGGGAAACCCCTTAAGGAGGTCGCGGAGGAGGAGCTTAAGTCGAAGTATGTAGGCCTAGTTAACAGCAACCTGGGCTACGTGATCGACGTCCTCAACGTGAAGATAGACCCTGTGGGTAAGATAATCCCTGGGGACGGTGCGACCTACCATAAGGCTTTCTTCACGCTTCTGACGTTCTACCCTGTTCTCCAGGAGA
This genomic window contains:
- a CDS encoding sugar phosphate isomerase/epimerase translates to MKKGMCFTPLDGLSLEDSLKVYGDVGFDGVELAFDKGYLTIDSGVDHIRRIRRAVESAGLEVASVMAGPVLNWRMPITHPDAAVRRRSVEGFKKALETTAKLGADVLLMVPGAVTEETGYEEALERSREAIEEIAAKAEEVEVYLAVENVANRFLLSPLEMRSFIDSFANRWVGMYLDVGNILYCRAGYPWDWIRIMRHRIKRVHVKDCTQDGGITYLLEGDVDWSQVVEALRDVGYDSYLTAELPLYRRHPKRMLERTVKDLEAIISCR
- a CDS encoding class I SAM-dependent methyltransferase family protein — its product is MDKVYGKVLPGRVNRFKGLDVVGDIAVIKVPEEAEPYRFEVARELLKHLPSVRVVLRQVSPTSGLYRVRGLEWLAGERRTTTVHREHGCIFKVDLAKVYFSPRLLYERLRIAKLVEPGEAVVNMFAGVGCFSIVIAKLKPVSKVYSIDVNPEAYRLMVENIRLNKVEQAVEPILGDSKTVVESRLRGVADRVLMPLPELAYEYLPSAVTCLKTTGGWIHYYDFVKAGKGENPEAKAVQKVSGRLLGLNRPWSIAYSRVVRTVASRTYQVVLDIRIGAHGDMKS
- a CDS encoding HAD family hydrolase; this encodes MTVKAVLLDLDGTVVKLRYRYTEAKMEVFRLLEANGVPRRILEPKRSLYENLQQVERYLKTRGIPDEYERLFRLSLRVAERYEVEAALEAEPVEGVYETLKRLRSMGLRLALITNNGSKPTKLTLSKLRLDGFFHLVVTRDHVGSMKPDPKPIEYALSRLGVDRRTAVMVGDSPIDVKAALASGIVPIAVASGVGSVKALRETGARYVIDQITELPALLERIRGKPRSGMWL